A part of Aegilops tauschii subsp. strangulata cultivar AL8/78 chromosome 2, Aet v6.0, whole genome shotgun sequence genomic DNA contains:
- the LOC141040863 gene encoding uncharacterized protein, producing MPGFMECVKKSWEAPVFSDLSASAVLTRKFKRLRYDLRVWSKNLSYLKKLTVDCSKVILYFDQLEELRPLVRPEFNFRKIFKLHYEHLLKLHYIYWKQRCTIRYIKVGEENSKFFHAMASERMRKNSITSLKSSGMDDPVSDHDKMAGILWACFKNRMGQAQDISMGYDLGTLIQPVPSLEELSLPFSDAEIKKDFLRLIKDFYEGKLSLENINGSLITLIPKMISPEGPDDFRPISLTNTCLKFLTKLLANRLQKVILKCIHKNQYGFLKGRSIQDYLAWSFEYIHQCKQSKRPIIILKLDFAKAFDTVDHEVILLMLKHNGFDD from the exons ATGCCAGGGTTTATGGAGTGTGTCAAGAAATCTTGGGAGGCCCCTGTGTTTTCTGATCTCTCTGCATCTGCAGTTTTAACTAGGAAATTTAAACGCCTCAGGTATGACTTGAGAGTTTGGAGTAAAAACCTCTCTTACCTCAAGAAGTTAACTGTGGATTGCAGCAAGGTTATCCTCTATTTTGATCAGTTGGAGGAGCTCCGACCACTTGTGAGACCTGAGTTTAACTTCAGGAAAATTTTCAAGCTTCATTATGAGCATCTGTTGAAACTCCACTATATTTATTGGAAGCAGAGGTGCACGATCAGGTATATCAAGGTGGGGGAGGAAAATTCCAAATTCTTTCATGCCATGGCATCTGAGCGCATGAGGAAGAACTCTATAACTAGTCTGAAAAGCTCGGGGATGGATGACCCAGTTTCGGATCATGACAAAATGGCGGGAATTCTCTGGGCTTGTTTCAAAAACAGAATGGGCCAGGCCCAGGACATCTCAATGGGCTATGATTTGGGCACACTCATTCAGCCTGTCCCTAGTTTGGAGGAACTGTCGCTTCCCTTCTCTGATGCTGAGATTAAAAAG GATTTCTTGCGTCTGATCAAAGATTTTTATGAAGGGAAGCTTTCTTTGGAAAATATTAATGGTTCTCTCATTACCCTCATCCCTAAGATGATATCTCCTGAGGGGCCGGATGATTTTCGGCCTATTTCTCTAACCAACACCTGCTTGAAGTTTCTCACCAAGTTGTTGGCTAACAGGTTGCAAAAGGTGATTTTGAAATGCATCCATAAGAACCAGTATGGCTTTCTTAAAGGTAGATCAATTCAGGACTATCTGGCTTGGAGTTTTGAGTATATACATCAATGCAAACAATCCAAGAGACCTATTATCATTCTGAAATTGGATTTTGCCAAGGCTTTTGATACAGTTGATCATGAGGTCATTCTGCTGATGCTCAAGCACAATGGTTTTGATGATTAA